The following coding sequences lie in one Cercospora beticola chromosome 9, complete sequence genomic window:
- the PMM1 gene encoding Phosphomannomutase 1 (BUSCO:EOG09263YFH), which translates to MAAAAASVVPALDQRPIKNTICLFDVDGTLTPARRTVSPEMLQLLSALRHKVAIGFVGGSDLAKQQEQLGTASIPVTSLFDFCFAENGLTAYRMGQPLASHSFIKWIGEEQYKKLVRYILHYIADLDIPVKRGTFIEFRNGMINVSPVGRNASVQERNDYEKFDLEHGIRKTFVESLKKEFPDLGLTYSIGGQISFDVFPKGWDKTYCLQHVENEKNLPGGVEYSTIHFFGDKTYQGGNDYEIYEDPRTVGHSVKNPDETAAELKKLFDL; encoded by the exons atggcagcagcagcggcatcaGTTGTGCCAGCATTGGACCAGAGGCCCATCAAGAACACCATTTGTTTGTTCGATGTCGATGGCACCCTCACTCCAGCCCGTCGC ACCGTCTCCCCAGAgatgctccagctcctctcCGCACTCCGTCACAAAGTAGCAATTGGCTTCGTCGGAGGCTCCGATCTCGCCaaacagcaagagcagctcGGCACAGCGTCGATCCCCGTCACCTCACTGTTCGACTTTTGCTTCGCTGAGAACGGCTTGACTGCCTACCGCATGGGCCAGCCCCTCGCCTCGCACAGCTTCATCAAGTGGATTGGAGAGGAACAGTACAAGAAGCTCGTCAGATACATTCTGCACTACATCGCAGACTTGGACATTCCAGTCAAGAGAGGTACTTTCATCGAGTTCCGTAATGGCATGATCAACGTCAGCCCAGTGGGCAGAAACGCGAGCGTGCAAGAGCGAAATGATTATGAGAAGTTTGATTTGGAGCATGGAATCAGAAAGACATTTGTCGAGAGTCTCAAGAAGGAATTCCCAGATCTTGGATTGAC CTACTCCATCGGCGGCCAAATCTCTTTCGATGTCTTCCCCAAGGGCTGGGACAAGACCTACTGTCTGCAGCACGTCGAGAATGAGAAGAACTTGCCCGGTGGTGTTGAGTACTCCACCATCCACTTCTTCGGCGACAAGACGTACCAGGGCGGCAACGACTACGAAATTTACGAGGATCCAAGAACTGTGGGACACAGCGTCAAGAACCCCGATGAGACCGCTGCTGAGCTCAAGAAGCTTTTCGACTTGTAG
- a CDS encoding uncharacterized protein (BUSCO:EOG09263NXM), whose amino-acid sequence MRSRLNAAAQQLTPLQSLIARRWRPQWACQHHLASQQPWIRNLATSSSIGKQDEKPYYVTTPIFYVNAAPHVGHMYTMILADVLKRWQVLKGRKAILLTGTDEHGMKLQRAAQKAGMEPQEFVDKGAEVFKTLAGQVGISNDIFIRTTDKEHKEGVEYAWQMLEERGHVYESRHEGWYSVSDETFYPASQVHLIVEPETGRKIMASIETGKEVEWTSEANYHFRLGDFREKLLRFYEENPDYIVPKSRMDDVVHQVKAGLEDLSISRPAERLTWGVRVPTDESQTIYVWLDALLNYATAVGYPFTPGKEPATGFPPDVQVVGKDIVRFHCIYWPAFLMALDLPIHKQVLTHAHWTLGKKKMAKSSGNGVNPFFALERFGIDPLRWYLIHEGGIADDADYDNAFIIEKYKKGLQGGLGNLLARIMRGKGWDVERAVKRFAHPEASTEPLLLKEGDTSTAKFYTKLQAVPSRVDESMVRLLPNKALQEIMRLVYDTNNVLQHQSPWTRVTQLRSAMADTTGQELDDLRQAGTSIEELEADIDRSIYLAAEALRLVGIMLQPFMPTASKRQLDMLGVAEDRRSWEWCQVGKDDNFGVPFHQIGKGEKGLLFPPLTSDF is encoded by the coding sequence ATGCGCTCTCGTCTCAATGCTGCCGCGCAGCAATTGACACCGCTCCAGTCCCTGATAGCCCGAAGATGGCGGCCACAATGGGCTTGTCAGCACCATCTGGCTTCACAACAGCCATGGATCCGCAACCTCGCGACCTCGAGCTCGATCGGCAAGCAGGATGAAAAACCATACTATGTCACCACGCCGATATTCTACGTCAATGCCGCTCCTCATGTCGGACACATGTACACCATGATACTAGCGGACGTTCTAAAGAGATGGCAAGTGTTGAAAGGCAGGAAAGCTATCCTGCTGACGGGGACGGACGAGCATGGCATGAAGCTTCAGCGCGCAGCACAGAAAGCTGGCATGGAGCCTCAAGAGTTCGTGGATAAGGGAGCTGAAGTGTTCAAAACTCTTGCTGGGCAGGTGGGCATCAGCAATGACATTTTCATCAGGACTACGGACAAGGAGCACAAGGAGGGCGTGGAGTATGCTTGGCAGATGCTGGAGGAACGAGGGCATGTGTACGAGAGCAGGCACGAAGGCTGGTATAGTGTGTCTGATGAGACATTCTATCCTGCTAGTCAGGTACATCTCATTGTGGAGCCAGAGACAGGGAGGAAGATTATGGCAAGCATTGAGACTGGGAAAGAGGTCGAATGGACAAGTGAAGCAAACTACCATTTTCGATTGGGTGATTTTCGTGAGAAGCTGTTGCGCTTCTACGAAGAGAACCCGGACTACATTGTGCCGAAGTCTAGGATGGACGACGTTGTGCATCAGGTCAAAGCTGGACTTGAAGATCTCTCTATCTCACGCCCTGCAGAGAGGCTGACGTGGGGTGTGAGAGTGCCTACAGACGAGTCGCAGACGATCTACGTGTGGCTCGATGCTTTACTCAATTACGCGACAGCGGTGGGCTACCCATTCACACCCGGCAAAGAACCTGCTACTGGCTTTCCGCCGGACGTGCAGGTCGTGGGCAAGGACATTGTACGGTTCCACTGCATATATTGGCCTGCCTTCCTCATGGCGCTAGATCTACCAATTCACAAACAAGTCCTTACGCATGCACACTGGACCcttggcaagaagaagatggccaagAGCAGCGGTAATGGAGTCAATCCCTTCTTTGCTCTTGAACGCTTCGGCATCGATCCATTGCGCTGGTACCTCATCCACGAAGGCGGCATAGCAGACGATGCGGATTATGACAATGCCTTCATTATCGAAAAGTACAAGAAGGGACTTCAAGGCGGACTTGGAAATCTCCTGGCGCGGATCATGCGAGGTAAAGGATGGGATGTCGAACGCGCAGTCAAGCGCTTTGCACACCCGGAGGCGTCCACCGAGCCTCTCCTGTTGAAAGAGGGTGATACTTCCACAGCCAAATTTTACACCAAGTTACAGGCTGTGCCATCACGAGTCGACGAGTCCATGGTTCGCCTCTTGCCAAACAAGGCCTTACAGGAGATCATGAGACTCGTCTACGACACAAACAATGTGCTGCAGCACCAATCGCCTTGGACCCGCGTCACCCAGCTCCGCTCAGCAATGGCCGACACCACAGGCCAAGAGCTCGATGATCTTCGACAAGCGGGCACATCCATCGAAGAGCTAGAAGCAGACATCGACAGGAGCATCTACTTGGCCGCCGAGGCTCTGCGGCTCGTCGGCATCATGCTTCAACCCTTCATGCCCACAGCCTCAAAACGTCAACTCGACATGCTAGGCGTGGCAGAAGATCGGAGAAGCTGGGAATGGTGTCAAGTCGGAAAAGACGACAACTTCGGTGTCCCATTTCATCAAATCGGCAAAGGCGAGAAGGGACTTTTGTTCCCGCCACTGACCAGCGATTTCTAG
- the GCD11 gene encoding eukaryotic translation initiation factor 2 subunit gamma (BUSCO:EOG09261TPN): MATNGDYPSDDESPPQSPAQKPQDTGDNGDVEAVRPKGPAAAPRSALKKTNQAAAAAAARPPLPEQPDPKDLDVSSLTPLSPEIIARQATINIGTIGHVAHGKSTVVKAISGVQTVRFKNELERNITIKLGYANAKIYKCDNEECPRPTCYRSYKSEKEVDPPCERSGCDGTYRLLRHVSFVDCPGHDILMSTMLSGAAVMDAALLLIAGNETCPQPQTSEHLAAIEIMKLQHIIILQNKVDLMREEAASQHYESIKKFIRGTVADDSPIIPISAQLKFNIDAINEMLVSRIPVPIRNFQDDPHLIVIRSFDVNKPGSEIDELQGGVAGGSILTGILKLGDEIEIRPGIVSRDEAGKIQCKPIFSRVMALQAEQNSLKFAVPGGLIGVGTRIDPTLCRADRLVGFVLGLKGKLPKIFTELEVNYFLLRRLLGVKTADGKQAKVAKLTKNEVLMVNVGSTATGAKVVAVKNDVAKLQLTSPCCTAINEKVALSRRIEKHWRLIGWATILNGDTLDPQSA, translated from the exons ATGGCGACGAACGGCGATTACCCCTCAGACGACGAGTCTCCGCCGCAATCACCCGCACAAAAGCCACAGGACACTGGTGATAATGGCGATGTCGAGGCTGTGAGGCCAAAAGGTCCTGCAGCGGCTCCTAGATCTGCTCTGAAGAAGACAAATCAAGccgcagcggcggcagcagcacgacCACCACTGCCCGAGCAGCCAGATCCGAAAGACCTTGATGTTTCATCACTCACACCTTTGTCGCCAGAGATCATCGCACGACAGGCGACTATCAACATCGGCACAATTGGGCATGTGGCTCACGGAAAGAGTACGGTGGTGAAGGCGATATCTGGTGTGCAGACTGTGCGATTCAAGAATGAGCTGGAGCGAAATATCACAATCAAGTTGGGATACGCAAATGCCAAAATCTACAAGTGCGACAACGAGGAGTGCCCGCGACCCACCTGCTACAGAAGTTACAAGAGCGAGAAGGAGGTTGATCCGCCTTGCGAGAGGTCTGGATGTGATGGCACATACAGATTACTACGACACGTTTC ATTCGTCGATTGCCCTGGGCACGATATTCTGATGAGCACCATGTTGTCAGGCGCCGCAGTCATGGACGCTGCACTTCTGCTGATTGCAGGAAACGAAACCTGCCCACAGCCCCAAACATCAGAGCATCTTGCTGCGATCGAAATCATGAAATTGCAgcacatcatcatcttgcAAAACAAGGTCGATTTGATGCGCGAAGAGGCAGCATCCCAGCACTACGAGTCGATCAAGAAGTTCATCCGCGGCACAGTAGCAGATGACTCGCCCATCATCCCGATCTCTGCCCAGCTGAAGTTCAACATCGACGCCATCAACGAGATGCTGGTGTCTCGAATTCCTGTGCCCATCCGAAACTTCCAGGACGACCCTCACCTCATTGTCATTCGATCCTTCGACGTCAACAAGCCCGGTTCGGAAATTGACGAGCTGCAAGGAGGTGTTGCTGGTGGTTCTATCTTGACTGGTATCTTGAAGCTCGGAGACGAGATCGAGATTAGGCCAGGTATCGTGTCGAGGGACGAGGCCGGCAAGATTCAGTGCAAGCCAATCTTCTCTCGCGTCATGGCGCTGCAAGCCGAGCAGAACAGTCTCAAGTTTGCCGTTCCAGGTGGCCTGATTGGTGTTGGAACACGCATCGACCCTACACTCTGCCGTGCCGATCGTCTCGTCGGTTTCGTGCTTGGACTGAAAGGCAAACTCCCAAAGATCTTCACAGAGTTGGAGGTCAACTACTTCTTGCTCCGCCGCCTGCTTGGTGTCAAGACTGCGGACGGAAAGCAAGCCAAGGTGGCCAAGCTCACAAAGAATGAAGTGCTGATGGTGAATGTGGGATCTACCGCTACTGGCGCTAAGGTCGTTGCAGTGAAGAACGATGTAGCCAAGCTACAACTCACATCACCATGCTGCACAGCCATCAACGAGAAGGTGGCGCTGTCGAGACGTATTGAAAAGCATTGGCGGTTGATCGGTTGGGCAACAATCCTGAACGGAGACACGCTGGACCCTCAGAGTGCTTAA
- a CDS encoding uncharacterized protein (BUSCO:EOG09260DFH~MEROPS:MER0003909): MPASKKMEPRFKTIQKFSLDYAPVSITQYESPRTGMRIAVVDRAGPKVEGEFALATEINDDSGSPHTLEHLVFMGSKTYKYTGLLDRLSSRAFSTTNAGTATDYTSYSLKTAGWGGFAQILPVYLEHLIVPTLTDAGCYTEVHHIDGTGHDAGVVYSEMQARENTSYDLMELQRRRLLYPEGNGFRSETGGTTPELRRLTADRIRAYHKEMYQPKNLRVIITGDIDHDELLQILDDFETSIVDDVPTLDAPFRRPWVDSKPTPKLTETKVDTIKFPEEDESMGEITIGYLGPSCDDAVANAALSVLMTYLANSPISVLENTLVEREQLCSGVYFEVETRPDVVIWFDLTSVETGRLREVYQRFVEVIKETVAKPLDMTYLQDCLKRERRRITEQAENAEDFFTQPIIEDHCFSARDGRFLKDLENMNELDEIAKWSEKQWRDFLKKYFVDAHHVCVLGQPSHELQKQLADGEKARVKAQQEKLGEEGLKQLAEKLEQAKAENGKSIPDSMLEQFPQPSAESVNFISTGTARSGLARQMGSGDKDAQAIIDRADDGSSTFIHFEHIPSNFVRIKVYFGTASVPDELRPILSLYITNFFTTPVTIDGKRIEFEDLVSDLEKFTTAYWMDSSSSGRQQMLGLTMMTEPATYQQAISRIRTVFFDAIHDPVRLHATLTKLLADLPSEKRAGDSMAWAVNSMIHSNRSANRRATSALTKTLYLKRLRKLLKTDEKAVIAKLEQLCSALHRPENFRVYVAADLNKLENPVTAWKALTDGLDTSKPLEPLDDSSKTLSEVSKNPGSAAYIVSIAAIDSSYIVLTSKGPSTYSEPDLPALMVAIAFLRAVEGPLWTSIRGTGLAYGATIRRTIELGKLYFWIDRSPDCYKAFVAGKDEIEGYANGTKELKKLAIESAVGEIVYEMAEEAPTMGVAADESFSGQVLRGVSKTWSKDMLKKIQAVSVEEVRESIRKWLLPLFDPKTANMVVTCATSMKEKMEENFSKAGFQVQVKELSFFEDDYGLEAPEGDDDDDDEDEDDDDDEDDDDESEEGDD, from the coding sequence ATGCCGGCCTCCAAGAAGATGGAGCCGCGCTTCAAGACGATCCAGAAGTTCAGTCTTGACTATGCTCCCGTCAGCATCACACAGTATGAATCCCCCCGAACGGGCATGCGAATAGCTGTTGTGGATCGAGCTGGGCCCAAGGTCGAAGGTGAATTCGCTCTTGCCACCGAGATCAATGATGACTCGGGCTCACCGCATACCCTTGAACACTTGGTGTTCATGGGCTCCAAGACGTACAAGTATACGGGCCTGCTTGACCGATTGTCGTCAAGAGCCTTTTCCACCACGAACGCGGGCACCGCTACAGACTACACATCCTATTCCCTCAAGACGGCTGGCTGGGGAGGTTTTGCACAGATTCTGCCTGTGTATCTCGAGCACTTGATCGTGCCTACGTTGACTGATGCAGGATGCTACACCGAAGTGCATCACATCGACGGCACAGGCCACGACGCCGGTGTCGTCTACTCTGAAATGCAAGCTCGTGAAAACACCTCATATGATCTGATGGAGCTTCAGCGAAGACGGCTCCTCTATCCAGAAGGTAATGGCTTCCGTTCGGAGACGGGTGGCACAACGCCGGAATTACGACGTCTCACAGCCGACCGCATACGAGCATACCATAAGGAGATGTACCAGCCCAAGAACCTGAGGGTGATTATAACAGGCGACATCGATCACGATGAGTTGCTGCAGATCTTGGACGACTTTGAGACATCGATCGTGGACGATGTTCCCACACTTGACGCTCCGTTCCGCAGACCTTGGGTTGATTCTAAGCCAACTCCAAAATTGACCGAAACCAAGGTGGATACTATCAAGTTTCCTGAGGAAGACGAGTCGATGGGTGAAATCACTATAGGTTACCTGGGACCGAGCTGTGATGACGCTGTTGCGAATGCAGCCCTCTCCGTGCTGATGACATATCTCGCCAACTCCCCGATCAGTGTGCTCGAGAATACTCTCGTGGAGCGCGAGCAATTGTGCAGTGGTGTCTACTTCGAAGTGGAGACAAGGCCTGATGTTGTAATTTGGTTCGATTTGACCTCAGTGGAAACCGGACGACTACGCGAAGTATATCAGCGCTTCGTCGAGGTCATAAAGGAGACAGTAGCGAAGCCGCTAGACATGACATATCTACAAGACTGCTTGAAGCGGGAGCGAAGGCGCATCACTGAACAGGCCGAGAATGCTGAAGACTTCTTTACTCAGCCAATCATTGAGGACCACTGTTTCAGCGCGCGGGATGGGCGATTCCTGAAGGATTTGGAGAACATGAATGAGCTTGACGAGATTGCCAAGTGGTCGGAAAAGCAGTGGAGAGACTTCCTCAAGAAGTACTTCGTGGACGCGCATCATGTTTGTGTGCTCGGACAACCTTCTCACGAGCTTCAAAAGCAGCTAGCGGATGGAGAAAAAGCTCGAGTGAAGGCACAGCAAGAGAAGCTTGGAGAGGAGGGACTCAAGCAGCTGGCCGAGAAGCTTGAGCAGGCCAAAGCTGAGAATGGCAAATCCATTCCCGATTCTATGCTCGAGCAGTTCCCGCAGCCGAGCGCAGAATCTGTCAACTTCATCAGCACTGGAACTGCCCGTTCCGGTCTCGCTCGTCAGATGGGGTCTGGCGACAAGGATGCACAAGCAATCATTGATCGCGCTGATGATGGGTCGTCAACATTCATTCATTTTGAGCACATTCCTTCGAATTTCGTTCGAATCAAGGTGTATTTCGGCACAGCAAGTGTGCCAGACGAGCTCCGACCCATACTGAGCCTCTACATCACGAACTTCTTCACCACTCCGGTCACAATAGACGGCAAACGAATCGAGTTTGAGGATCTAGTTTCGGACCTGGAGAAGTTCACCACAGCTTACTGGATGGATTCCAGCTCAAGCGGGAGACAGCAGATGCTTGGCCTCACGATGATGACAGAACCGGCGACTTATCAGCAGGCCATCTCTCGTATACGGACtgtcttcttcgatgccatcCACGACCCAGTGCGACTTCACGCGACTTTGACGAAGCTCTTGGCCGATCTACCTAGCGAAAAGCGTGCTGGCGATAGCATGGCTTGGGCAGTGAACAGTATGATCCACTCCAATCGGTCTGCGAATCGACGTGCTACATCGGCGCTCACCAAGACATTGTACCTCAAGCGCTTGAGGAAGCTGCTAAAGACCGACGAGAAAGCAGTCATTGCCAAGCTCGAACAGCTCTGCTCGGCACTTCACAGACCAGAGAACTTCCGCGTGTACGTGGCTGCGGACTTGAATAAACTTGAGAACCCTGTCACGGCATGGAAAGCGCTCACAGATGGCCTCGACACATCAAAACCTCTCGAGCCCCTTGACGATTCGTCCAAGACGCTCTCCGAAGTCAGCAAGAATCCTGGATCAGCAGCATATATCGTTTCGATTGCAGCAATCGATAGCTCGTACATTGTGCTCACATCCAAAGGCCCTTCAACCTATTCCGAACCGGATCTCCCAGCACTGATGGTCGCCATTGCTTTCCTACGCGCAGTCGAAGGCCCTCTTTGGACCTCCATCCGCGGTACAGGTCTTGCATACGGTGCCACTATCCGCCGTACCATCGAACTCGGCAAGCTCTATTTCTGGATCGATCGCTCACCTGATTGCTATAAAGCTTTCGTCGCTGGCAAAGATGAAATCGAAGGCTATGCAAACGGCACCAAAGAGCTCAAGAAGCTTGCTATCGAAAGCGCGGTTGGGGAGATTGTCTATGAAATGGCAGAAGAGGCACCAACTATGGGCGTGGCTGCTGACGAGAGCTTCTCTGGACAGGTTCTGAGAGGCGTGTCGAAGACGTGGTCGAAAgacatgctgaagaagatccaaGCGGTGTCCGTGGAAGAAGTGCGAGAGTCGATCCGGAAATGGTTGCTGCCACTTTTCGATCCCAAGACTGCGAATATGGTTGTTACTTGCGCGACAAGtatgaaggagaagatggaggaaaATTTCTCGAAGGCCGGATTCCAGGTTCAGGTGAAGGAGTTGTCATTCTTTGAGGACGACTACGGACTTGAAGCTCCTGagggcgatgatgacgacgacgacgaggacgaggatgatgacgatgatgaagatgacgacgacgaaagcgaagaaggcgacgactGA
- the GFA1 gene encoding glutamine--fructose-6-phosphate transaminase (isomerizing) (MEROPS:MER0012158~BUSCO:EOG09260SRF): protein MCGIFGYINYLVEKDRKFILDTLVNGLARLEYRGYDSAGLAIDGDKRNEVFAFKEVGKVAKLKQLIEAEKPDLTKVFDNHAGIAHTRWATHGPPSRVNCHPHRSDPKWEFAIVHNGIITNYKELKTLLEGKGFKFETETDTEAIAKLAKYIYDQHPTIDFTTLCKAVIKELQGAFGLLMKSVRYPGEVVAARKGSPLVVGVKTQKKMKVDFVDVEFGDSGDVLPAEQASQNVAVRKSPGMLGAGLLAPPDKSLLHRSQSRAFLSDDGVPQPTEFFLSSDPAAIVEHTKKVLYLEDDDIAHIHEGQLNIHRLSKTDGTSNVRAIQTLEIELQEIMKGRFDHFMQKEIFEQPESVVNAMRGRLNLEDKTVTLGGLKQYISTIRRCRRLIFIACGTSFHSCMAVRGAFEELTEIPISVELASDFLDRQAPVFRDDTCVFVSQSGETADSLMALRYCLERGALTVGIVNVVGSSISLMTHCGVHINAGPEIGVASTKAYTSQFVCMIMFALLLSEDRASKVQRRLEIMEGLGKISEQFREILKMDQQIKELCMKFKDQKSLLLLGRGAQHATALEGALKIKEISYLHCEAVMSGELKHGVLALVDENLPIVMILTRDPIFAKSLNAYQQVIARKGRPIVICNTGDKEFPGEKTDKIEVPQTIDVLQGLLNVIPLQLMSYWLAVAEGLNVDFPRNLAKSVTVE from the exons ATGTG CGGAATCTTTGGGTACATCAACTACCTGGTCGAGAAGGACCGCAAGTTCATCCTCGACACACTCGTCAATG GTCTCGCTCGTCTCGAATACAGAGGATACGACTCCGCCGGTCTCGCCATCGATGGCGACAAGCGCAATGAGGTGTTCGCATTCAAAGAGGTGGGAAAGGTCGCCAAGCTGAAGCAGTTGATCGAGGCAGAGAAGCCAGACCTGACCAAGGTCTTTGACAACCACGCTGGTATTGCACACACCCGATGGGCCACCCACGGTCCTCCCAGCAGAGTCAACTGCCATCCTCACCGATCAGACCCCAAGTGGGAGTTCGCTATTGTGCACAATGGCATAATCACAAACTACAAGGAGCTCAAAACTCTGCTCGAGGGCAAGGGCTTCAAGTTCGAGACCGAGACAGACACAGAGGCCATTGCGAAATTGGCCAAATACATCTACGACCAGCACCCGACCATTGACTTCACCACTCTTTGCAAGGCGGTGATCAAGGAGCTGCAAGGTGCTTTCGGTCTGCTCATGAAGAGTGTGCGCTACCCTGGCGAGGTCGTTGCTGCCCGCAAGGGTTCGCCGCTCGTGGTTGGTGTCAAGacgcagaagaagatgaaggtcGACTTTGTCGATGTTGAGTTCGGTGACAGCGGTGATGTTCTCCCAGCAGAGCAAGCGAGCCAGAACGTGGCTGTTAGGAAGAGCCCTGGCATGCTCGGCGCCGGCCTCCTCGCACCGCCAGACAAatccctcctccaccgctcCCAATCGCGAGCTTTCCTCTCGGACGATGGCGTTCCTCAGCCAACCGagttcttcctctcctccgACCCAGCCGCCATTGTCGAGCACACCAAGAAGGTGCTGTAcctcgaagacgacgatatcGCACACATTCACGAGGGCCAGCTCAACATCCACCGCTTGTCCAAGACCGATGGCACTAGCAATGTCCGCGCTATCCAGACTTTGGAGATTGAGCTCCAAGAGATCATGAAGGGCCGATTCGACCATTTCATGCAGAAAGAGATTTTCGAGCAGCCAGAATCCGTCGTCAACGCCATGCGTGGTCGTTTGAACTTGGAGGACAAGACTGTCACACTTGGTGGCCTGAAGCAATACATCAGCACCATCCGTCGCTGCAGACGTCTCATATTCATCGCGTGTGGTACCTCGTTCCACTCCTGCATGGCGGTGCGTGGAGCTTTCGAGGAGCTGACTGAGATCCCGATCTCAGTCGAGCTTGCCTCTGATTTCTTGGATCGACAAGCACCAGTCTTCCGTGACGACACTTGCGTGTTTGTCTCGCAATCCGGTGAGACTGCAGATTCGCTCATGGCTCTTCGCTACTGCCTTGAGCGTGGTGCTCTCACTGTGGGTATTGTCAACGTCGTTGGATCTAGCATTTCCCTCATGACACACTGCGGTGTACACATCAACGCCGGCCCAGAGATTGGTGTTGCCTCCACCAAGGCCTACACATCTCAATTCGTGTGCATGATCATGTTtgcactgctgctgtccgAAGACCGCGCGAGCAAGGTCCAGAGGCGTTTGGAGATCATGGAGGGTCTTGGCAAGATCTCTGAGCAGTTCAGAGAGATTTTGAAGATGGACCAGCAGATCAAGGAGCTGTGCATGAAGTTTAAGGACCAGAAGTCTTTGCTTCTGCTTGGTCGTGGTGCTCAGCACGCCACAGCACTCGAGG GTGCTCTCAAGATCAAGGAAATCTCCTACCTTCACTGCGAAGCCGTCATGTCTGGTGAGCTGAAGCACGGTGTTCTGGCGCTCGTGGACGAGAACCTGCCAATCGTGATGATCCTCACTCGCGACCCAATCTTCGCCAAGTCGCTTAACGCCTACCAGCAAGTCATTGCCCGCAAGGGTCGTCCTATCGTCATTTGCAACACTGGCGACAAGGAGTTCCCAGGCGAGAAGACCGACAAGATCGAGGTTCCACAAACCATCGATGTGTTGCAAGGTCTGCTCAACGTTATCCCACTTCAACTCATGTCCTACTGGCTCGCAGTTGCTGAGGGTCTTAACGTGGACTTCCCTCGCAACTTGGCCAAGTCGGTGACTGTGGAGTAA
- the LYS4_2 gene encoding mitochondrial Homoaconitase (BUSCO:EOG09262XGK) has protein sequence MSDTVLHVRAETKPLEHRSAVTPTVAKKLVEAGYTVNVERSPLSIFPDKEYEGTGATLVPTGSWTEAPKEHIIVGLKELPEEDFPLKHTHVQFAHCYKGQGGWDKVLGRFPRGKGTLLDLEFLEDENGRRVAAFGYHAGFAGAALALMTWAHQLVHGKDSPLPGVTPYENEGLLIDDVKKHIEAGKAKAGRLPRVLVIGALGRCGRGAVDLAVKAGVEDIIKWDIDETKAKPGPYQEIIESDVFVNCIYLSAKIPPFIDQASLASPSRKLSVVCDVSCDTTNPNNPIPIYDINTTFDRPTVPVKLSAEANDLPLSVISIDHLPSLLPREASEAFSSALLPSLLQLNDWKNARVWKQADKLFKDKCATLPDGAVDGQAELLASQS, from the exons ATGTCTGACACTGTCCTACACGTGCGCGCTGAAACGAAGCCTCTGGAGCATCGTTCGGCGGTCACACCGACTGTGGCTAAGAAGCTCGTCGAAGCTGGCTACACTGTCAATGTCGAGCGCTCACCATTGAGCATTTTCCCTGATAAAGAATACGAGGGAACTGGTGCCACTCTCGTACCCACTGGGTCTTGGACTGAAGCACCCAAGGAGCACATCATTGTTGGTCTCAAGGAATTACCAGAGGAGGATTTTCCATTGAAGCATACA CATGTTCAATTTGCGCATTGCTACAAGGGACAAGGCGGTTGGGACAAGGTGCTCGGCAGATTCCCGAGAGGAAAGGGTACCTTACTTGATCTGGAGTTCCTGGAAGATGAGAACGGAAGACGTGTTGCTGCTTTTGGCTAC CACGCTGGATTCGCAGGAGCTGCTCTCGCCCTCATGACATGGGCACACCAACTCGTACACGGCAAAGATTCCCCTCTGCCTGGCGTTACGCCTTACGAGAATGAAGGCCTGTTGATTGATGATGTCAAGAAGCACATCGAAGCCGGCAAGGCCAAAGCCGGTCGTCTGCCACGCGTGCTCGTGATCGGCGCCCTTGGCCGATGTGGACGTGGAGCAGTGGACCTCGCGGTCAAGGCTGGCGTCGAGGATATCATCAAGTGGGATATCGACGAGACCAAGGCCAAGCCAGGACCATACCAGGAGATCATCGAGTCGGACGTGTTCGTCAACTGCATCTACCTCTCGGCCAAGATCCCACCATTCATCGACCAAGCTTCGCTCGCCTCGCCCAGCCGCAAGCTCAGTGTCGTCTGCGATGTGTCTTGCGACACCACGAACCCAAACAACCCAATTCCGATCTACGACATCAACACCACATTTGATCGTCCAACAGTACCAGTCAAGCTCTCAGCAGAGGCCAATGACCTGCCATTGAGCGTGATCAGCATCGACCATCTGCCTTCGCTCCTTCCGCGAGAAGCCTCCGAAGCTTTCAGCTCGGCTCTCCTGCCCAGTCTTCTCCAGCTGAACGACTGGAAGAACGCCCGGGTCTGGAAGCAAGCTGACAAGCTCTTCAAGGACAAGTGCGCCACTCTGCCGGATGGGGCTGTCGATGGTCAAGCTGAGCTCTTAGCTTCTCAGTCGTAA